The following DNA comes from Schistocerca cancellata isolate TAMUIC-IGC-003103 unplaced genomic scaffold, iqSchCanc2.1 HiC_scaffold_1114, whole genome shotgun sequence.
gctgtcatatggaccacgacccgagcggcagcgagcggcagtcgagcaaagtcgggacaagtcgggacggggactgggacagggataggaatggtgcgaatgcactgcaaactacgcagacacctggtgtgaggcgcgacgaggcgaggcgaggcgaggcgaggaagcccacatcgctaccagtgggccctccagcacgacactgccacaccccgcacaggccctccgctgaacaccagggacaagatgcgtcctccgctagtgtcgaaggcagaacgcgcccagcgaatgacagggggtgcaacgagcagcagtgcgtctcacacacgcggcggtgcgcccgccaattcggccgtcactctgctgggacgccgggcgcgcctccccgcgccgtcctcgaggaactggcggttgcggaaggaagcgctttcgtcaaatgcggccgaaaactaacattttgcgtgttgggagaaaagccgaacgcgaattctgccgtgctcctacattagatgagcgccaacggccataccatgatgaatacacaggttctcgtccgatcaccgaggttaagcatcatcgggcacggctagtacttggatgggtgaccgcctgggaaacccgggtgctgttggctcccttcctgttttttttttgtcatgtcgccagcccaattttcaaactacctttctgttgtgacaaagatgcttccttaagccttttaaactactgtaatggtacgaaaatgcagtaattaactcagtttgagggagaatgtgctaaccaagtttgccaagaagactttgaaaacgacaaaacactacgaatcggcaggtgatttctgaaatacgtcaccgcctattcttgtgtaggagtgtagagttccaaatttgatttgtaaccacgaatttattccttagtcgtctcgtctcgtctcgtctcgtctcgtcccgcagacgtttgtcgtgcttgcgctgtcatatggaccacgacccgagcggcagcgagcggcagtcgagcaaagtcgggacaagtcgggacggggacagggacagggataggaatggtgcgaatgcactgcaaactacgcagacacctagtgtgaggcgaggcgaggcgaggcgaggcgaggcgaggcgaggcgaggaagcccacatcgctaccagtgggccctccagcacgacattgccacaccccgcacaggccctccgctgaacaccagggacaaggtgcgtcctccgctagtgtcgaaggctgcacgcgcccagccggACGTGTGTTAGGCTCGTGCCTGCTGACACCTTCGTGTGCTGCAGGCGGTGTCTTCGTCGCGTGTTTGGTGCTGCGCCTCGCAGCGTTCTCTCTTCTCTACTAGTTCCTGTAAGTTTATTGACGCTTTATTATGAATCGTGCTAACTCCGTACAGTGTGTTTTTGATAGGAACGCGGCTAGACCGTCGCCTTTTGATGTACACGAATGGGTATTTTCCGAATTGCGTATTCCCGAATCTGATTTGATCGGTATCCAGCTTGACTTTATTCAAAactctgtatttttgaaacttccgaCCGCGGATTTTGTAGACAAGCTTGTTACCGAAAGTGGTGGAGTTAAGAAGTTTAAGCACGTGGACGGTGCTTTGTCTGATGTTTTGATTCTGCCGGCAGGCTTCGGCATTCGAAATGTGAAAGTTTATAATGTTCCGTTCGAATGCCCAAATGAGGCCATTGCTCGTAAACTCGGAGAATTTGGCACCGTGCTTAGTGTGGAGAATGATGTGTGGCCTGCAGGATTTAGGTACCGGGTTCTGAGTGGTGTTCGGACGGTCCGTGTAGATTTGAAGAAACATATACCGTCGTATTTGCTCATTGCTGGCACGCGCGCTTTCCTCAGCTATAGTGGGCAGCCGCAGACGTGCTCCGTGTGTGGCAAAACAGATCATTTGCGACAAACCTGCACTTTACGCAGGCCGGCTCAGCTGCCGCGCGAAGCTGCTGATACCTCCACGTATGCGGGCGCGTTGGTTGGACCCCCCTCGATCACCCCGCCCGACCGACCGGTTTCTGCCGCTCCTGCAGCTGAGGCTCCTGTGTCTGACAATGTGACTCCGCCCACAGTTGTCGTTCCCCCGGTTGTGTCAGAACAAAGTTTACCTGCCGATCACACCCCTCGCGAGGTCCGTATTGCTGATTTGCCAGCCGTCAGTGTTTCGGACGTGCCCGTTCCGGAGACTTCTGAAATGTTGGTCGCGTCACCACGGCCGATTTCAGTCCCCGCCCCGCCGACAGACAAGCGGAAATTGCCGTCACAGCCGGGCCCGTCCACCGCCGGCGAGGCGGATGCTAGCGGTGCCGAAAGTGAGGTGTCCCAAGCTTCCACTCAGTCCGCCCCTGCCGATCCAAAACCGAAGCGTAAAAGGTCAAAGAAGCGTTCGAAAACGGCGCCCACTGAGGGCGTCGACGTCACCTTCGACCAGGCGGTTGAGGGACTGACGGATACTTTGGTCCAAGAGCGTCGCGACGCACCTTTCGTACACGGTCCACCTGTGTCGGTGCCCACCGCCCCCGCTTCCCGGCCCGTTCCGGACGCCGCACCTGCTCCTTCGGACACCATGCAGTGGTCTGATGATGTGGAGGAGGATCACTTTTTCTAGTTCCGCTTAAGTTACAGAGTCCACCCTGACGCGTGCATTCCACCAGTTACGCGTCCTCACCCTTAATATCAATCACATCCGAAGTGACCGTAAAGTTCACGCCCTCTTACACTTTTTGCAATCTGCTCGTTGCGATGTGGTTTTCCTTCAAGAAATAACAGCTGACGTTGTCCCGCATCTTACTGCctataatgtaattcttaatattgATCCGGAAGCGACCTTTGGTACGGCTATTTTAATCACGCCCGGTTTAGAGTATAAACACGTAGAAATTTTACCGAATGGACGAGGGTTGGCATGTGTTATctgcgacatattttttgttaacgTGTATGCCCCCTCTGGAACTGACAATAAACGTCTGAGGGATACTTTTTTCCATCATGATTTATGTCAGCTCTTCCATCGAAACCACCGACGGATCATcttaggtggtgattttaattgtgtcttgcgtgATGCCGACCAGGAGCCGACGGCGAATAAGTGTCTTGCACTGCAAACTTTAGTTGACACTTTTAAACTTGAGGACACGTGGCTTTGTTTTAGTCCGACTGCTAcaggttttacttatttttatcctaCTGGGCATAGTAGATTGGACAGATTTTATATATCGCCGGACCTCGCTGCTCAAATCTTGCAGGCAGAAGTTGCTCCCGTCGCTTTTTCGGATCATTGTGGTTATTTGTGTGCTTTTAATGTTCCGTCTGTTCGCCCAGAACGTACGCGATCCTACTGGAAATTCAATGTTAGTGTTTTGGATGACGTCAGTCTTGTCGAACAGGTGCATTTGTTGTGGCACCAACTTCTTCAGAGCCGCCCACAGGCGGGTTCTACTGTCGATTGGTGGCTCCGTCACGCTAAACCGGCTATTCGTACTCTGCTCATTAATTACTGTCGTGACAAGGCCCATTGGGAAGTGATGACGGTCGCTTTCTATCGCGATTGTTTACAGGATTTAATTACTCGGGTTACCGACCGCCCTGAACTCCTTCCCACGTTACGGAAAATTAAGACGAAGATTTTAAACCATCTGCATCGGAAGGCACAGGGCTCTGTTGTCCGTAGCAGGCCTTTCGATCCCACTTTGGAGGAACCGCTTTCATTGTATCATTTACGACGGGCCCGTCTGCGGCGTGAAAAACTTTTATTCACCGACTGGATAACGCGTGACGGTCTTAGGACTTCAGATTGCCGGGTGATTCAGGACGAAATTTACGATCACTACTCTAATCTCTTTCAATCTCAACCTTTGAATGAAGCCTCCTTGCAGATGTTTTTACACGACCTGCCTTCTATTTTAACGCGTCAGGATAGACTTCTTTTAAATGAGCGTTTTACAGCTGCTGATGTTTCTGCCGCCGTTAAGGCTAGCCCGAAGGGAAAGGCCCCTGGCCATGACGGCATTCCTGtggaattttatgtgaaattttccggtcttttaactgatacttttgttgccatggtgaatgaaatacataatggTCTCGATGTGCCGGAAGAATTTTTAGAGGGTCTCGTCGTCCTCATCCCGAAAACCACTGGCATCCCAAGTGCGGTGACTTTACGGCCGATCACACTCTTAAACGCCGATTATAAAATCATAGCACGCTGCTTTTCCCACCGTTTGCGGCCGGCGTTGAAGACCGTCATTAGTCCTTCTCAATCGTGTGCCGTACCTGGACGGAATATTTATGACGCTGTACTCGCGTATCGTGAGTGTATCGCTTCTGCCTCGTCACGCCGTGGCGGCCGGGCTGCGATACTTTCCATTGATTTTCATAACGCGTTTGATAGAATTAGTCACGAGTACTTGCGGCGGGTCATGTCTAAGTTTGGATTTGGTTTAACATTCACGCATGTGATATCTAACCTTCTGAAATCGGCTACATCCAGAATCCTTTTTCATGGCCAGGCCGGTGATGTCCTCAGGATGAACAGATCCGTCCGCCAAGGGTGCCCACTTTCCATGGGATTATTCGTTTTAGCGTTGGATCCTCTGATCCGTAAGATAACAAATGTTTGCCACGGTGTCCCGTTTGGTACGGGTTCGCTTGTCTGTCGGGCGTATGCGGACGACTTGGGTGTTTTTATCCAACGTCCCGATGATATTGATACGCTCCGCCTCATTCTTCACCAATTTGAAACGGCATCGGGTGCGGTTGTGAACCCCCGTAAATCCATCTTACTGCCGCTTACTGCGACCATGAGGGCTGTCCGTCGTGATTGGTATACCGTAAGGTTGCGACATAAGATTCTCGGGATCCAGATGACTGCCAATGTACAACAAATGGCGGTGATAAATTGGCGCGCGGTGTTATATTCTGTACGAGCGGCGACTCAGGCTGCCGCCAAACGAAATTTGTCTTTGCTGGATAGAGCTTCGGTTGTAAATACCCAGGTGTTGGCCAAGGCCTGGTACTTGGCTCAAGTTTTGCCGGTGCCGAAGGAGATTGAACGGGCAATCAAGCATGCTGTTTCTTGGTTGGTCTGGCGAGGCGAAATCTTTAAAGTCGCCTACAATATTTGCACGCTcccgccggacaggggcggcgtcgGTATGGTTGATTTTCCTTCAAAGTGTGCTGCCCTTTTGCTCCACCGAACCAACCGTGTAATAGCCAATGCGGGGCTTAGCCCCACGTCGGTACTCTTCGACCTTTACCGCCCTGCTTCTCTCCGCGCGCCTGTCTCTGTCCAGGCTATCCCGTACAGATTGAATTTCGTTCGCCagtatttcctccacactagctatCTGATAGGCGACGACCGGCGCAGGGGTAGCGTCAGCGCGATCGCagaggccctccgcggaactctgcCGACTAACAAATGGGAGTTGAGGCTGCCGCAATGCGATTGGCGGACGGTGTGGTCCAACATTTCCAGTAAATTGTTGACATCCGATGTTCGGGCCACCTGGTATAAAGTTGTGAATCGCACCGTTGCCACGAATGCGAAACTCCACGCAATCAATCTCCTCCCGAGTGGCCTCTGCGGGCGGTGCGCGGCTGAGGACACGATCGAACACCGTTTTGTGTGCCCCCAGTTTCAAGAGGTATGGGATGCCACCCGTGAGATGTTGGCATTGATCAATCGGACTACCCCGCGTGCCATACAGCCTTTGTATATCCTGGTTCCCGACTGGCGGCCGTATCCTGCCACCAAGAGAAACGCTACCGTGTGGATCGCTGCGCATGCTGCACATGCGATTTTTTCTCTTCGACTCATGGATCGCTTGCAGTTTTTGACGTATCTTTGGGACTACTATGGGCGGGAGAAACGTAACCCGCAGTATGTTTCCAATTATGCCCGATTTTTAGATGTACCTCTACGGACCGCCTTTACTAAATTACATATTTCTCTCCTGCCATGATTATGTACTTTCCATTCCACTGTTCCTTTTGGTGGAATGTGCGGAATGATATCATTGTTCTATTCTTGATGTATGACAGTTAATTTGTCTCACCGGCTCGACTACTCTTCCGCCATTTTGGGAGGTTGTCCTTAGGATTgccatattggtttttttttttttctctcctggatTTGACGATTTGTTCCCTAATTGCTGACTTTTCCTAaatttttgtgactattgcaggACTGTCAATTGACTTGTCCCTGAACTGTGAGAcggtgcttaaagatattttgtgttgaAACGGTTGCCTCTTGGGCACGGAAATCAAGCTTATCGAGAAGACGAAATATGTTTGCTGCTGCCGGAATTGTGTAGAATTCACCTTTACCGTGCGCCGGACATATTTGGCACGTATAGTGTGCTCGttcgtgtgtgttttttattttttaaattttctttgagagTCTCTTTACTTTTGCTTTTCTCTTGCGGCGGGAGGCCTCCGCTGCTGACTTGTGGTCATTGTCCTTCTAgaatggttttttatttgtgtttcgcgTTTGCGTTCTTCCTTCCTCACGTTATATCCACACCTTCAGCGGATGGTATTCCTTTCTCACATCGTTTTGGACATGTTTCCGCTGGCCACAATGGACCTTTGTTCTCCTAAaggatctcaaaaaaaaaaaaaaaaaaaaaaaaaaaaaaaaaaaaaaaaaaaaaaaaaaaaaaaaagaagaaaaaaaaaaagaaaccaataagaaaaatgctgatctcgcacaaaaaaaaaaaaaaaaataaagagagtaCAATACACCACTTTTCCGTTATTCCCTGTTTCTTGGGTTGGGAGGGCGAGGGAGACACTGTGGCCGGGCCTCGGATTGCGACCCCCGCCCACTTTGCCTCCACCGCCACCCTGGCCTGCTCTTACAATGAAGTAtatttagttgaaaaaaaaaaaaaaaaaaaaagttaagcatcatcgggcaaaaaaaaaaaaaaaaaaaaaaaaagttctcgtccaaaaaaaaaaaaaaaaaaaaataaaaaaaaaaaaaaaaaaaaaaaagttctcgtccgatcaccgaagttaagcatcatcgggcccggctagtacttggatgggtgaccgcctgggaaacccgggtgctgttggctcccttcctttttttttttttttttttttttttttgttatgtcgccagcccaattttcaaactacctttctgttgcgacaaagatgcttccttaagccttttaaactactgtaatggtacgaaaatgcagtaattaactcagtttgaaaaaaaaaaaaaaaaaaaaaaaaattctcgtccgatcaccgaagttaagcatcatcgggcccggctagtacttggatgggtgaccgcctgggaaacccgggtgctgttggctcccttcctgtttttttttgttatgtcgccagcccaattttcaaactacctttctgttgtgacaaagatgcttctttaagccttttaaactaccgtaatggtacgaaaatgcagtaattaactcagtttgagggagaatgtactaaccaagtttgccaagaagactttgaaaacgacaaaacagtacaaatcggctggtgatttctgaaatacgtcaccgcctattgttgtgtaggagtgtagagttccaaatttgatttgtaaccacgaatttattccttagtcgtctcgtctcgtctcgtctcctctcgtctcgtcccgcagacgtttgtcgtgcttgcgctgtcatatggaccacgacccgagcggcagcgagcggcattcgagcaaagtcgggacaagtcgggacggggacggggacagggataggaatggtgcgaatgcactgcaaactacgcagacacctggtgtgtggcgaggcgaggcgaggcgaggcgaagaagcccacatcgctaccagtgggccctccagcacgacactgccacaccccgcacaggccttccgctgaacaccagggacaagatgcgtcctccgctagtgtcgaaggctgcacgcgcccagcgaatgacagggggtgcaacgagcagcagtgcgtctcacacacgcggcggtgcgcccgccaattcggccgtcactctgctgggaagccgggcgcgcctccccgcgccgtcctcgaggaactggcggttgcggaaggaagcgctttcgtcaaatggggccgaaaactaacattttgtgtgttgggagaaaagccgaacgcgaattctgccgtgctcctacattagatgagcgccaacggccataccatgatgaatacaccggttctcgtccgttcaccgaagttaagcatcatcgggcccggctagtacttggatgggtgaccgcctgggaaacccgggtgctgttggctcccttcctgcttttttttttttgttatgtcgccaacccaattttcaaactacctttctgttgtgacaaagatgcttccttaagccttttaaactactctaatggtacgaaaatgcaataattaactcagtttgagggagaatgtgctaaccaagtttgccaagaagactttgaaaacgacaaaacagtacgaatcgacaggtgatttctgaaatacgtcaccgcctattgttgtgtaggagtgtagagtaataaatttgatttgtaaccacgaatttattccttagtcgtctcgtctcgtctcgtctcgtctcgtcccgcagacgtttatcgtgcttgcgctgtcatatggaccacgacccgagcggcagtcgagcaaagtcgggacaagtcgggacggggacagggacagggataggaatggtgcgaatgcactgcaaactacgcagacacctggtgtgaggcgaggcgtggcgaggcgaggcgaggcgaggaagcccacatcgctaccagtgggccctccagcacgacactgccacatcccgcacaggccctccgctgaacaccagggacaagatgcgtcctccgctagtgtcgaaggctgaacgcgcccagcgaatgacaggggtgcaacgagcagcagtgcgtctcacacacgcggcggtgcgcccgccaattcggccgtcactctgctgggacgccgggcgcgcctccccgcgccgtcctcgaggaactggcggttgcggaaggaagcgctttcgtcaaatgcggccgaaaactaacattttgtgtgttgggagaaaagccgaacgcgaattctgccgtgctcctacattagatgagcgccaacggccataccatgatgaatacaccggttctcgtccgatcaccgaagttaagcatcatcgggcccggctagtacttggatgggtgaccgcctgggaaacccgggtgctgttggctcccttcctgtttttttttttgtcatgtcgccagcccaattttcaaactacctttctgttgtgacaaagatgcttctttaagccttttaaactactgtaatggtacgaaaatgcagtaattaactcagttttagggagaatgtgctaaccaagtttgccaagaagactttgaaaacgacaaaacactacgaatcggcaagtgatttctgaaatacgtcaccgcctattgttgtgtaggagtgtagagttccaaatttgatttgtaaccacgaatttattccttagtcgtctcgtctcgtctcgtctcgtctcgtcccgcagacgtttgtcgtgcttgcgctgtcatatggaccacgacccgagcggcagcgagcggcagtcgagcaaagtcgggacaagtcgggacggggacggggacagggataggaatggtgcgaatgcactgcaaactacgcagacacctggtgtgtggcgaggcgaggcgaggcgaagcgaagaagcccacatcgctaccagtgggccctccagcacgacactgccacaccccgcacaggccttccgctgaacaccagggacaagatgcgtcctccgctagtgtcgaaggctgcacgcgcccagcgaatgacagggggtgcaacgagcagcagtgcg
Coding sequences within:
- the LOC126158597 gene encoding uncharacterized protein LOC126158597; this encodes MGFGIRNVKVYNVPFECPNEAIARKLGEFGTVLSVENDVWPAGFRPAQLPREAADTSTYAGALVGPPSITPPDRPVSAAPAAEAPVSDNVTPPTVVVPPVVSEQSLPADHTPREVRIADLPAVSVSDVPVPETSEMLVASPRPISVPAPPTDKRKLPSQPGPSTAGEADASGAESEVSQASTQSAPADPKPKRKRSKKRSKTAPTEGVDVTFDQAVEGLTDTLVQERRDAPFVHGPPVSVPTAPASRPVPDAAPAPSDTMQWSDDVEEDHFF